In Triticum aestivum cultivar Chinese Spring chromosome 5B, IWGSC CS RefSeq v2.1, whole genome shotgun sequence, the following proteins share a genomic window:
- the LOC123111746 gene encoding probable NADH kinase, with the protein MARRRVLLYLKPFDVYPPRPLSGASSLTFPPPPPPPRAANPKILSYLDHRCRVHKDTINLCKSVLQRKPLDWISVQRNHLSNPIHDVDLVITVGGDGTLLRASHFLDSSIPILGVNSDPTCSDEVEELTEEFDARRSTGYLCAATARNFEQILDATLAGSRHYSELSRISVKLNGSQLPTYALNDILVSHPCPASVSRFSLRKRSNGETSCLINSRSSGLRVATATGSTAAMLSAGGFMMPISSRELQYMIREPISPTDADKPLLHGLVKQEQHMLVVWYNQEGAVYIDGSHVTYPIQHGDTLEISSDAPVLKVILPEYLLKQASL; encoded by the exons ATGGCGCGCCGCCGCGTGCTCCTCTACCTCAAGCCCTTCGATGTCTACCCTCCGCGCCCTCTCTCCGGCGCCTCCTCCCTCACCTtcccgccaccgcctccgccgccgcgcgccgccaacCCCAAG ATCTTAAGTTATCTGGACCATAGATGCAGAGTCCACAAGGACACAATCAATCTCTGTAAGAGTGTACTACAGCGCAAGCCCCTTGACTGGATCTCAGTGCAGCGAAATCATTTGTCAAATCCAATACATGATGTGGATCTTGTGATTACTGTCGGTGGTGATGGCACACTTTTACGGGCTAGCCATTTTTTGGATAGCTCGATTCCCATTTTAGGTGTTAATTCGGATCCTACGTGTTCTGATGAG GTTGAAGAGTTAACCGAGGAATTTGATGCGAGAAGAAGCACCGGATATCTTTGTGCAGCTACTGCCAGGAACTTTGAGCAG ATACTTGATGCAACCCTTGCTGGCAGTAGACACTATTCAGAGCTGTCAAGAATATCTGTGAAACTAAATGGATCCCAGCTACCAACTTATGCTCTGAATGATATATTGGTGTCACACCCCTGTCCGGCAAGTGTATCGCGGTTCTCATTAAG AAAAAGAAGCAATGGGGAGACCTCATGTTTGATTAATTCTAGATCAAGCGGTCTCAGGGTTGCAACAGCTACTGGATCAACTGCTGCCATGCTATCAGCAGGAGGATTTATGATGCCAATATCAAGTCGTGAGCTTCAGTATATGATAAGGGAGCCCATTTCACCAACGGATGCCGACAAACCACTGCTGCATGGGTTAGTTAAGCAAGAGCAACATATGCTTGTTGTTTGGTACAATCAAGAGGGTGCTGTGTATATTGATGGTTCTCATGTAACATATCCAATCCAGCATGGGGATACACTTGAGATCTCCTCAGATGCTCCAGTCTTAAAAGTTATTTTACCAGAATATCTGTTAAAGCAGGCATCTTTATAA